The Fodinibius saliphilus genomic interval AAATTTTCCGGGAAGGATGGCGTTTCCAGCGTGACTTTCTATATGTAGATAACGAACATGGTGCACCTTGGCAGAAAATTTACAAATGGTATAAACCATGGGTTAAGCATATTCGTCACCGTTCAGATATGAGCTATCTTATCGATATCTTGGGGGGCGAAGTATCGGTTGGGCATTCCTATACCTATGGGGGCGACTTTCCCGAGGCCGAAGAAGTAGAAATAGGACTGCTGGGGGCCGACCTTGAAGAAGTCAACGGATACTATCAGATAAAAAAAATATATACATCAGAAAACTGGAATTCCGACCTTCGTGCACCACTGGCTCAGCCCGGTATCAATATATCAGAAGGTGATTATATCCTGGCCGTAAACGGTGATCCACTGCGTGCTCCCGATAACCCATTCAGTCTCTTCGAGGGTACAGCAGATCGCCACACCATTCTCACAGTCAATGACAAAGCCCAAAGTGAAGGAGCCCGGCAAGTTGCCGTAAAGCCAATAGAAGATGAAAGCGCCTTGCGACTACGAAACTGGGTTGAAAGCAACAGACGTAAAGTGGAAGAGCTTTCAAACGGACGACTTGGTTATGTATGGTTACCTAATACCGGTAATGGCGGCTATAACGCCTTCAACCGCTACTATTTTGCTCAACAGCACAAAGATGGTATCGTTATCGATGAACGTAATAACGGCGGAGGGTCGGCAGCAGACTACATGATTGATGTAATGGACCGCGAACTGCTGGGCTATTTCAATAGTAAAGCCGGCGACAAATTCCCGCCATTCACCACCCCCATGGCCGGTGTTTGGGGACCCAAAGTAATGATTATCAATGAACGAGCCGGCTCTGGCGGAGACCTACTGCCCTATATGTTCCGTAAAAAAGAGATCGGTCCCCTCATTGGTACACGAACCTGGGGTGGATTGGTAGGCACCTGGGATACCCCCGCATTTATTGACGGAGGGGGTATGATTGCTCCCCGCGGCGGTTTCTATAATACGAAAGGCCAATGGGAAGTAGAGGGCAAAGGAATTGCACCCGACATCCCTGTCAGGCAACTTCCGGCTAAAGTAATAAAAGGGAAGGATCCCCAGCTGATCCGTGCCGTAAAAGAAGCCCAAGAATTGTTAAAAATAGAAGGTATCGAACTGAAGAAAGAACCTGAGCCACCGGTGAAATGGAAACGTGCCGATAAAACTGAGGGTTGGAATTAATATTGAAATGGTTTTGCAAAGCCATCTGTACCTCTAAAACAACGTGTGGCATGCATAGATACCTGTTATATAAAAGATTTAAAATCTCAATAAGCAACCACACAAATAAATGCCTACCTTTGGGTGCACTATACTAATAATTACACAATATTATGAGATTTTTTAGTCGGAAACTTATCAAACCTGAAGACTTAAACGCCCATGGCACCCTTTTTGGGGGTTCTGTACTCAGCTGGATTGATGAAGAGTCTGCAATCTATGTAACCTGCCAGCTCAACAAAGGCAATATCGTTACAAAGTTTATGTCCGAAATTAACTTTGTAAGTTCGGCCGGACTGGGTGATATTATTGAAATTGGCATGGAGACCGTCAAGTTCGGCAAAACTTCCATTACTGTACGCTGTGAAGTTCGTAATAAATTTTCAAAAGATAGCATTATCAAAATTGATGAGATCGTCTTTGTACATGTAGATGAAAATGGCAAACCTCTTCCTCACGGCATTACTGAACCTCAAAACGACTAGCTAATTCGCTACCATACCTTTACCTAGTCCACCAAAAGTGATATCTTGAGCCAGAAATTAACTGTTTAACGGGCTCTGCTATTTATTTTTAAATAACCCCATTATCATGGATTACCAGTTTATAGAACCACAGAAAATAAAAGATATGCTCTTTGATGATGCTGAATACGTCATTGAATTTTGTGAGGCCGGGCTCTCATCCTTTGGTGAATTTGAGGAAGGCTTTGGTACTCATCTGCGTGATAGAAATATGGAAGAACTTCGTAAAGCTGGACACAAAATAAAGCCGGGAGCCCAAATGATGGGAGCAGATGAAGTGATAGAAGAATATGAACGTGCCAAAGAACTTCTGGAAAATGATGCTTCAGATCAAGAGCTGGATGATTCAATTGATACGATGGAGGGCTACTGTAATTCTATTAAAGATGAACTTAAAACACTGGCCAAAGCTGAAAAGGCAAATAGCTAGTTATTAGCCGATTCTTTTTTTCTTCGGGCAGACTTTTTAGCACATTTTCTATCTAAATCTAAATATAATTAGTGAATGAATATATTAGTCACAGGCGGCGCAGGGTATATTGGCAGCCACACTGTTGTTGAACTGCTGGAACGAGGCGATGACGTTGTTGTTGTTGATAACCTAAGTAATAGTAAAAAAGAGGCCCTGGACCGCGTTGAAGAAATCACCGGTAAATCGCTCACCTTTTACCAGGCCGACCTCTTGGATAAACAGGAGATTGATACAGTTTTTAGCAAACACGACATCGATTCCGTTATCCATTTTGCCGGATATAAAGCGGTAGGTGAATCGGTAGCAAAGCCGCTTTCTTACTACCATAACAATATTACCGGTACCCTATACCTGTGTGAGGTTATGCGCAAACATAATGTTTATAATCTCGTTTTCAGTTCTTCGGCCACCGTTTATGGTGATCCCCATAAAGTACCCATCACCGAAGACTTTCCTACGTCGGCTACCAATCCTTACGGCAGAACCAAGCTTTTTATCGAAAAGATACTACGAGATCTCCATGTCTCAAGTGAACAATGGAATATTGGGCTACTTCGCTACTTTAACCCCGTGGGGGCTCATCCCAGTGGCCGAATCGGTGAAGATCCCAATGATATTCCCAACAACCTGATGCCCTATATCACACAGGTTGCAGTAGGCAAACTGGATGAACTTTCGGTCTTTGGAGATGACTACCCCACTCATGATGGTACGGGCGTTCGTGATTACATCCATGTTGTAGATTTAGCCGAAGGTCATCTGAAAGCTTTAGAAAAGCTGGAAGAAGATCCCGGGGTGGTAACATACAACCTGGGTACCGGCGAAGGCTACAGTGTACTTGATGTAGTCAAAGCTTTTGAAGAAGCTTCTGGCCAGAATGTGCCCTATAATATTACAGAACGGCGTCCAGGTGATATTGCCAGTTGCTATGCTGATCCCGCTAAAGCAGAAAAAGAACTAGGCTGGGCTGCCAAATATGAACTGGTTGATATGTGCAAACACTCTTGGAACTGGCAGTCAAACAATCCTACTGGTTATTAGATACCGTTTATCGCTCACCAATTATATAAAGAGTTGTCTTGGTAGCCCCGCTAATGATGTATGAGCGCTCCGTTTTCATATCCACAATAAAGGAGGGCTCATTGGGACTATCGGTTAATTGAATTGTATTGAAATAGGTTTTATCGGAATAGTTCCACTTCAGCGTCACATCATTAGCCTGTTCCGATTGAATATCGAGCGTCCAGCTAAGAGTGTCTTTATCAAAAGAACGGTAATCTTCAGCCAATCCATAGTTGGGAATTGAAAACCGGGCATCAAATCCATTATCGGGCGGGGGCGGCGGTAAATCTCGATCAATACCTTCATCAAAACCATCGGTAGCTCCTTCTTCCATACCCAGAACCAAGTCCATTTCGGGATTAACCCCATCGGTTACTAGCAATCTGAATATATAGTCCGGCACCCCAAAATTGGCCGTTAGATTCATATCGCGGGTTATCTCAAAAGTGAGCGGGTTATCGGTTGCCGTCGTATCACCGGTCCAATTTAGAAAATGCAGCGTATCCGACGGCTGAAGATCTACTGCCTCAACAGTTATCGACCTACCCTCTGCATACGTTCCAAAAGGTGGATTTACCTCTCCCGCGCCCGGGGGAGTAACAGAACTTTTCATATCAAACAAGGGATCATTATAGCCGAGTCCCCCATCCGTACAGGAGATAGACAGAAGACTGAAAATTACAAGCAGAGCAAAAAGTCTCATAATAACATCCTTTGGAATTACACCTTATAAAGGCACTTATTTAGCCAGAATCAACTTTCGGGTTGCTACATAACTGCCTGCTTTTAAA includes:
- a CDS encoding acyl-CoA thioesterase; amino-acid sequence: MRFFSRKLIKPEDLNAHGTLFGGSVLSWIDEESAIYVTCQLNKGNIVTKFMSEINFVSSAGLGDIIEIGMETVKFGKTSITVRCEVRNKFSKDSIIKIDEIVFVHVDENGKPLPHGITEPQND
- a CDS encoding Hpt domain-containing protein, giving the protein MDYQFIEPQKIKDMLFDDAEYVIEFCEAGLSSFGEFEEGFGTHLRDRNMEELRKAGHKIKPGAQMMGADEVIEEYERAKELLENDASDQELDDSIDTMEGYCNSIKDELKTLAKAEKANS
- the galE gene encoding UDP-glucose 4-epimerase GalE, translating into MNILVTGGAGYIGSHTVVELLERGDDVVVVDNLSNSKKEALDRVEEITGKSLTFYQADLLDKQEIDTVFSKHDIDSVIHFAGYKAVGESVAKPLSYYHNNITGTLYLCEVMRKHNVYNLVFSSSATVYGDPHKVPITEDFPTSATNPYGRTKLFIEKILRDLHVSSEQWNIGLLRYFNPVGAHPSGRIGEDPNDIPNNLMPYITQVAVGKLDELSVFGDDYPTHDGTGVRDYIHVVDLAEGHLKALEKLEEDPGVVTYNLGTGEGYSVLDVVKAFEEASGQNVPYNITERRPGDIASCYADPAKAEKELGWAAKYELVDMCKHSWNWQSNNPTGY
- a CDS encoding InlB B-repeat-containing protein, with amino-acid sequence MRLFALLVIFSLLSISCTDGGLGYNDPLFDMKSSVTPPGAGEVNPPFGTYAEGRSITVEAVDLQPSDTLHFLNWTGDTTATDNPLTFEITRDMNLTANFGVPDYIFRLLVTDGVNPEMDLVLGMEEGATDGFDEGIDRDLPPPPPDNGFDARFSIPNYGLAEDYRSFDKDTLSWTLDIQSEQANDVTLKWNYSDKTYFNTIQLTDSPNEPSFIVDMKTERSYIISGATKTTLYIIGER